One genomic region from Tigriopus californicus strain San Diego chromosome 4, Tcal_SD_v2.1, whole genome shotgun sequence encodes:
- the LOC131879091 gene encoding histone H2A-like, which yields MSGRGKGGKVKGKAKSRSNRAGLQFPVGRIHRLLRKGNYAERVGAGAPVYLAAVMEYLAAEVLELAGNAARDNKKTRIIPRHLQLAIRNDEELNKLLSGVTIAQGGVLPNIQASLLPKKSSSGASGGSTKSSTKNSQEF from the exons ATGTCCGGACGCGGCAAAGGCGGGAAAGTCAAG GGCAAGGCCAAGAGCCGTTCCAATCGTGCGGGTCTGCAGTTCCCCGTGGGCCGCATCCATCGCCTTCTCCGGAAGGGCAATTACGCTGAGCGCGTGGGCGCTGGCGCGCCCGTCTATTTAGCCGCCGTGATGGAATATTTGGCCGCCGAGGTGTTAGAATTGGCTGGAAATGCGGCACGCGACAACAAGAAGACCCGCATCATTCCCCGACATTTGCAATTGGCCATCCGCAATGACGAGGAACTCAACAAGCTCTTGTCGGGCGTGACCATCGCTCAAGGGGGCGTGCTGCCCAACATCCAGGCCTCGCTCCTACCCAAGAAATCGTCCAGTGGCGCCTCAGGAGGCAGCACCAAGAGCTCCACCAAAAATAGTCAAGAGTTTTAG